GTCTATTTTCCATGCTAATAAATACACATAAGcagtatattttttaatggctgcgTGGTATTCCTGTGTATTTATGTGCTATTGTATGCGTGGTGCCATGAGTTAACATTCTCTTACTAAtcaacatttaggttgttttcagtgTTTTGCTATTACAAAGAACGTTGCAGTGAATGTCCTGTTTCACACATTTTGTACTGTGGATGTTGTTTCCTGAGGATGAATTCCTGGTCATGAACTGCAGGGTGCTGTGGTAGGCACGTTGAAATTGCCCTTCAGAAAAGGAGTAGCAGCTTACACATTCAGCAGTGCCATTACTTGCATGAAACAGATTCTTTAGTGACTTTCCTAAAGCAGTTGTTACTGAGGGCCAGGGCTGGATTAGAATTTCATCATTTTATGTTCTACACAGTTCTACCAGCCGCATGCTCACTGTGGCTCACTGTAGCCAGAATCCTCTTGGGTTGCTGTTCACATTCCAGAAAGCCAGGCGCCATTATTTTAATGTGAAGTGTGAAGATAGGTATATTAAATAAGAATAATGGATCATATTTTGTGTCAAGGAGGTTTAAAAGAGTGGGTAGTCTTAGAAATAGCATGATTTGCAACTCTGTGGTATCTCAAAATAGCTCACTTGCAGACATGCTAggagttttctctctctttccattgTAGGGTAGTCATGATGCTATTTACTTAAATCCATATTGGGAACAAGactcatgttttaaaaagtcatggtGACAGGTAAAGGCCCATGTTGAAAGGTATGGTCCTTATGAGGGGTATAGCCTTGAGTAAAATACCTAACcactgtgtgcctcagtttcttcatctgtaaaatatgcgTAAACATGGTAATTGCCTCCGAGGATGGTTGTGAGGACTTAACCAAGAAAATGCTTCTGAAGTGtgctagaacagtgtctggctcCATAATATCAGTGATTAGTACTACTGTATTAGGTAGCACCTGTTGGTGCTTATAAACCCGTGAGTTCATCAGAGTAGTCAGCTGGCCAGGCTGGATGGAAAGGAAGGATCAAGGTGGGGAGGATAAGGGGGCGGAGGTGCATAGGTTCAAACTGGGGAAGGGGGATAAAGGTGAAGAAATGCTTACAGACCCTGGAGAAGATGATGTTGGAAGGAGTTGCCAACCTGATAGGCTTGCTGttatgaaaaagtttgaaagtgACCATTAACAGGGATGCTAATGGTATTTAAGAGACACATTTTCAGGAGTTACAGCAATGTAAGTCCAAGGAGGAACAAACTGATTTTCCCACTGTTAAGTGTAGGTCCATTTGTAATCTCTTGAAAGCTGAAATCTTAAATTCCCAGCCCCTGACTCAAGTGTGACCAGTGTTACTTCCTGGGCAGAAAAATGGAAACTGTAAACCATTTCACAGGATGCAAATGGCACGTGAGAATATCATCAGGAACCACTCAGTTGATTCTGGGATTGTGTATGTGACAAAATTAACAgtgttttacaatttaaaaataaacctcaagatatcattcatgtttttattatgCTTGTTTCTACTTGAAATTAAGCATGTTTAACACCTGGAGCAATCAGAATTAAATTGAAGTTCATATTCATAAATCCACTTACAGCCCATTTCTCTACCCACCGTAATTGCTGTCTCAGAGCCCGCAAGGGCTGTGTGTGCTCTAGTATGGGAATGTTTCCTAAtgggcttttcttctttttttttttttaattttaggggTTGGAAAAACAACATTGATCCAGAAAGCCAGTGAGGTTTTAAAATCCTCTGGTGTGCCTGTCGATGGATTTTATACAGAAGAAGtcagacagggagagagaagaataGGATTCGATGTCGTCACGCTGTCCGGCACCCGGGGGCCTTTATCGAGAGTTGGGTactgatttttcatttctgtggtgTTTTATTATCTAAGCTCCCCTTCCATCTGTGCTTTGGGAGCTTTTCAACAAGAGCTAAATTCACCGAAAGCAGATACTCTGTTGGGTCCTTGGATGCCTATCTGCTTTCCCTTTAGGTTGAGAGTTTCTCCCTGGGCACAGGGTTGAGCCCAATGATCTCATCTATCCTCAAGAATCTTGGGCCTTTAGGGATTtctcagagacagaaaacagaatgaaaccaTCACATGAAAAAAGTATAAGGAAGTGATATTTTACTTAAAACGTATTCACCAAGTCATAAACTCCTCTCACTTTATAATTCTTAGTCCTGTTTCTGGTGCCACTTTTCAAAGACTGTTGATGCATTAGCTGCTTGGACCTTAAGAGATAGCCCTGCTGTAACTGCAAGGCCCATTGTTGGAGGTGTGGACACTTAGGGTAGCTCTGTTCAAAGCAGAGAAAACCTGATCAGCTTTGCAgactgttgggaacaggccccctaaaatctggccataaactggccccaaaactggccataaacaaaatctctgcagcactgtgatatgttcatgatggccatgatgcccacgctggaaggttgtgggtttaccgtaATGAGAGCAAGGAACACCTGAGCCATCCAGAGCGGAAAACCCCTTAAAggtgttcttaaaccacaaacaatagcaagAGCAATCTGTGTCTTAAGGAcgtgctcctgctgcagataactagccagagcccatccctttatttcagcccatccctttatttcccataaggaatacttttagttaatctgtaatctatagaaacaatgcttatcactgacttgctgttaataaatatgtgggtaaatctctgttcgaggctctcagctctgaaggctgtgagacccctgatttcccactccatacctctatatttctgtgtgtgtttaattcctctagcacgactgggttagggtctccccgactgAGCTGGTCTCAGGCAGCAGACCACCGcattttgtgttttccatttttaaggatGATTTAGCATATGTGGAATGCCAGAGGCTCAGTGAACAGttaaaaaccagaaatcaatacaGGAGTTTTTCAACAAAGAACACaatgtcttttccttcaggtTAGAGCCTCCACCTGGAAAACATGAATGCCGAGTTGGGCAGTATGTGGTTGACATGACTTCTTTTGAGCAGTTGGCACTCCCCGTCTTGAGGAATGTGAGTACGTGGTTTCTGCTTTTTGAACCCGTCTACTCCTAGTACATTGTGGGAGTTGCTGGCCATGGAAACAGAATGCCTTTTGCTCTTAAAGGTCCTGGTTTTGCATTTTACAGTTGCAAAGTCATCAGGTGATTGAGTCTTAATAAGGATAAACAACATAATTTGCTGTCACTCTGAGCTACAATTAAATTCCTATAAATTcagtacatataaatattttattttgaaaaggctCTTAATGCCCAGGTACCAATTCCCAAAGATAGgtctttcctctgtcttctcaCAGTTATATCTTAACCTGGTTTCACAGCACAACAAACATTTAGGAAGAGAAAATGTCATTATATGAACATAATAGCCAGTTGTTATTGAATGCCTGCCAAGTACTGTAAGCAGTTAACACATATTATTatattacctttttttaaaaagaaaaaaactttattgaCATCTTACggcttctttctttctacttggaatgccttttatttcattcgCTTGCCTAATTAccctggctagaacctccagtcCAACactgaataaaagtggtgagagtagacatccttgtcttacTCCTAATCTTAGAAAGTGTTCAGTTTTTCACCACTATGTATGATATTAACTGTGTCTTATTTGTATAGAGTTTACTCAGGcatgttttgttgaggatttctgcatctttATTCACAAAAGTTGtggtctgtagctttcttttcttgggATATTGTTGGTTAGTTTGGTATCAGGTTTATACTGGTCTCATagtattttccttctcttctaatttttggaagagtttgtggaTGGTTGgtattgatttttctttgaaCGATTGATAGAATTCACTAGAGAAGCCATGTAGGCTAGGTTTTTCTTGGTGAGAAGCTTTTAAATTACCAATTCAATCTCTTCTTATAGGtctgttgattttctattttttgttgaaTCAGTTGTGGTAATTTGTACCTTTTagtaatttgtccatttcatctgaaGTATCTAAGTTGTTGACATACAGTTTTTCATAGATTCAcccatgctttttattttgtaagattGGTGGTATTGTCacttctttcattctttattttagttatttaaatcttctgttttttcttggtcagtctaaaagtttgtcaatttagatgatcttttcaaataaacaacttttgttttattgattatgTATTGTTTTATGTATCTATCAGATATTTATCAAGTACTCCATATACAGtcatgaacaaaacagacatgtTTTCTACTCTCTCAAAACTATTAGTCTAGTGGGAAAGGCAGACACTCAGTGAATTTATACTTGTCATTGTCATTAATGCTGTGAAAGAAAGAACAGGGTGCTGTGGGGAGGGACAGGAAGAACTGACTTTAGAccaaggaaccagaaaagagttctgagaagatgacatttaaacagaaaggaacaggTGAGAGGGCACTGGAGAGAGAGTTAGTGTTGGGGTATTCATATGTGTCAGAGTGGGGAGGTCTGGGGAGAATATTCTGAATGGCAGGAACAGATACATTAAGACCTCAGAGCCCTGGAGCAGGAGCAGGTGAAGAAGGTAAGTTTGGTGAGGTGGGGGCCATGAGATACAGGGCTCTGTGGACCATGTTAAGGAATGTGAGTGTCATTTAATCTATTATAGACTTAATACTTTGATTTGTGAGAATTAGATGATacagacctgtctcaaaaaccagtTATAAACCATCCAGAGGTTTCCATGGCACCAAGAATAAAGTCCAAGGTCCTTCCAATGGCCTAGAAGGCCCTGTAGCCCTGTGATATCTGGCCTTACTAACCTCTGACCTCATCTTGCCATTCTTCAGCCACACTGGTTCACTCAGACTTCCCACACATGCCAGCTGAGGCCCTTGGcacttgccattttttttttggtgagcaAACTATCTTCCTAGATCTTTGCTTCTCTGCTCCTTGACATTCAGAGCTCAGCTGAAGTATGTAATGGTGGTTGCCCAAAGGCTGCTGAAGATTTTAGCTATAGCCTCTGAGGATATCCTCTAATCTTAGAGGGCTAGTGGTATCTTATGGTCTGTTTCAGCAGGGGATTGTGTTTCTTGGAATCCACCaagttctccttttcttcctataccctgtttcctcctcccacctccttctTCCCTAATTCCTTCCTCTTGAAACTTTCCCACAGTTCCTGTGCTGGTGACTCTTGTGGCTGCTGTGTTGTGTGGGAGCAGAGAACAtgatacttttctttttagttgttttcCTGTCACATACATTCCTCTCTACTTAAATGCTCAAAAGGCAAGTGAAATACTTCAAATGAAATTCCAAGTGAACATTCTGCTTTTAGGAACTGACTGGGTCAATACAAAGAATTTTTTACTTACCCTGCTCAGGCAGAGTAGACCAAATCCTGGGAGAAGAGTTTGCACAGGTGTTTAGTGTCTAGCTGCAAGATTATGTAAGAGATCATATGCTGACCAGATCAGAGGATGaatctgttttttaattaaaaaataaagaaatgcagaCTTCTCCCAACTTTTTATATTCTGATTGCCAAATGCAGACGTGTACATTCCATGTAGAAAAAGTTCCTGGCAGGggatttgatatggtttggctctgtgtccccactcaaatctcatctcgaattgtaatccccatatgtggagggagggacctggtgggaggtgattggatcatgggggtgatttcccctgtgctgttctcctgacagtgagggagttctcattagatccaatggttttaaaagtggcagtttcccctgcactTTCTCTCCTGCCGCCACCTGAAAAAGATCCTTGCTTCccctccaccttccaccatgattgtaagtttcctgaggcctccccaaccatgcggaactgtgagtcaattacacctcttttgtttataaattgtccagtctcaggtagttatagcagtgtgaaaatagactaatatagGATTCTTACCCAGTCAGGGTCATGGATTTCTTTCTGTAAACTGGAAGTGTTAGAAACCCTTTATAAAGGGACACAGTGTTAGTTCATAGTGCTGGGATCTATGAAAACGCAAATTCTGATAATAAGAAATATCCATTGTGTGTAAGAAATTTCACTATTATGAGTGAAAGATAGtttgaggggtgtgtgtgtgtgtgtgtgtgttttaatactacaaaaaaataagaaaaaagtacttCTCTAATTAGGTCAAGCAGGGCTATGCCTATTTGCAGATGGGGAAATAAGGATGTGGCTAGGACTGgttgcagcggctcacgcctgtaatcccagctctttgggagtctgaggcgagcagatcacttcaggccaggagtttgagaccatcctagccaatatggtgaaacccagtatctactaaaaacaaaaacaaaaacaaaaatcagctgggtatgatggtacacgcctgtagtcccagctactctggaggctgaggcaggagaattgcttgaaccccggaggcagaggttgcagtgagctaagatggcgccattgcattccaggctgggtgacagaataagactccacctcaaaaaaaaaaaaaacaaaaaaaaaaacaaacgtgGCCTGGGAGCTGAAGAACAGCTCCAGGTGAGGGATAGGCTCGGGAGGCCCAGGCACAACCCAGGTCCACCTTGCAAAACTGCTCtggttatgtttcttttttttcttttctttcttttttttttttttttttgagacagtcttgctctgttgcccaggctagagtgcagtggcaccatctcagctcactgcaatctccacctcccgggttcaagcaattcttgtgcctcagcttcctgagtagctgggattacaggcacctgccactgtgcccagctcatttttgtatttttagtagagacagggtttcaccatcttcgccaggctggtctcgaac
This Rhinopithecus roxellana isolate Shanxi Qingling chromosome 8, ASM756505v1, whole genome shotgun sequence DNA region includes the following protein-coding sequences:
- the NTPCR gene encoding cancer-related nucleoside-triphosphatase isoform X2 yields the protein MARHVFLTGPPGVGKTTLIQKASEVLKSSGVPVDGFYTEEVRQGERRIGFDVVTLSGTRGPLSRVGLEPPPGKHECRVGQYVVDMTSFEQLALPVLRNVTKENRNHLLPDIVTCVQSSRK
- the NTPCR gene encoding cancer-related nucleoside-triphosphatase isoform X1, which encodes MARHVFLTGPPGVGKTTLIQKASEVLKSSGVPVDGFYTEEVRQGERRIGFDVVTLSGTRGPLSRVGLEPPPGKHECRVGQYVVDMTSFEQLALPVLRNADCSSGPGQRVCVIDEIGKMELFSQPFIQAVRQTLSTPGTIILGTIPVPKGKPLALVEEI